Within Sphingopyxis sp. MWB1, the genomic segment GTGCCGTCGGGGTCGTGGAAGGTCGAGCGGTCCGACAAGGTCGCAATGGGGATGCCGTCCCGTTGAAGCGACACGCTGGTTCCGGGAGAATAGGGCCAATTTACGAGCATTCCCCCGCCCGTGGCCGGGACGGCCACTGACGCGCGCCCGGCTGCTTCCCAGGCACCTGCGGGCGACGACAGGGCGCAATGCGCTATCATCACTGCGCCAATTATCCGGCTACGCCGATCTGCCTCTCCCATCATCACAAACTCCCATATTGTGGTACTATAGTCCTATAGCTGAAAATTTTGGTTGGCAAGGCCATGCGTTGCCGATATGCAAAAGCACAGTAGCGAGATGTAACGGGGTCCAAACCCGGTGCGGAAACGCAGACCCGAAAGGGGGGAGGGGAAATATGAATTACAGTGTTTTATCGAGAGCTTTTGCCACTTCTTCGATGATGGTTCTGGCCATTTCAGCGACCGCTGCGATGGCGCAGACTGCCGATTCGGCCGCGGATCAAGAGGATAGGTCTCAACCCGCTTCGGCGGCTGCGCAACCGTCGGACAACGCGATCATCGTCAGCGGTATCCGCCAGTCGCTCGCATCGGCAATCGATCGCAAGAAAAATGCCGGTACCACCGTTGAGTCGATCGTGGCTGAAGATGTGGCCAAGTTTCCCGACAAAAATATCGGCGAGTCTCTTTCGCGCGTGACCGGCGTGCAGCTGACCCGCGATTTCGGCGAAGGGGTGCAAGTCTCGATCCGCGGCGTCGAACCCGATTTGAATCGCGTGGAAGTGAACGGCGCGACGACGCTGGGGCAGGGAGGACGCGGCAATGATTTTCGCGAACTGGCGTCAGAGCTGATCAAGACGGTCGATGTCTACAAAGGCTATACCGTCGACCTGACCGAGGGTGGCGTTGGCGGGACCGTCTCCATCCAGACCCGCAAGCCGCTTGAGCTGCGGGATGATTTGCTGGTGGTTTCGGGCGCGATGCAGCATGTCGATACGGTCGGCGGCTGGAAACCCCGCGCCACGCTGGTGGCGGGAACCAAGTTTCTTGATGACCGGGTTGGTGTCATCGTCAATGCAACCTATGATCGCAACGATACCCGCGGCGATTTTATCCGCAATACCGAGTGGGTGCGCCTGGGTGATCTCAATCGCGATGGTGTCAAGAATACCAGTAATTCGAACTTCGACCATATCAGCACGCTGGCGGGATGTAATGCGGTTCCGACAACCGGCGATGCGGGGGCAACGCGGGCGGACTGCCAGGTCCAGTTTTACGACTTTTCACCACGCATTCCGCGTTATGGCCAATGGATCCGCCACGACAAGCGCCTTTCGCTGGATGCCATGGTGCAGGCGGAGGTTGCCGATAATTTCCGCGTGTGGGGCGGCCTGCAATATAATGAGCGCGACAACAATCTGATCGATTACAATTGGGTTTTCGATCTTACAGCCACCTCGCGCTATGATTTGACCAAGCCGGTAACTGTCGACGACCGGGGGAATGTCATCGGCCTGACCACCGCGCCCACCGTCACCAATGGCGCTGCCACGGCCGGGGCCGGATCGATCTTCAATACGGAAAAGCGGGACTTCGCCTATTTTCAGAGTTCGACCTATTGGAAGGGCGGTTTTGAATGGGATCTGGGTCCGCTCCAGATCGAAGGGCTTGGCGTAACGTCGAAGTCGAAGACTTTTGGCGATACCAACCGTGTGGTTCTGCATGGGTCGCCTTCGAATGTGGAGATTACCCTCGATCCCGACGATGGAACGCCAAGTTTCAAATTCACCGACGGTTTCGATCCCAATAATGTGGCATCCTATTACCAGGGCGCTTTCCTCCCGGCGCGAGGCCCCCGTCTCGACTGGCGGCCGACCGAGCTTTATGCCACCGAGGACCAGCTGAAGCTGGATTTCGACTATGAAACCGGGGTTCCCTTTCTCGACAGGCTCGAATGGGGCGCGCAATATCGCAAAGCGACCGCGCTCAGCTATGGCGGCGGCGGGTATCTCGCGCTCAATGCGGACGGCACGACCTTTGAAGTGCCTTCGGCCAATCTGACAATTATTGCCCGGACCGACGGCGCGCAGGACGATCTTTCCGACCCGGTCGCGCCGCTGTGGACCCCGGCGACACTGCAGGCATTTCTGGCTGCGAACACGCAGATGACGCCGGGAAGCTTTTACAATCAGCCCGGATATGACCGATCGGGTGTGCCCGATAAATGGCTGGCGCCCACCTTCAATGACCTGTCCGGCTTTTTCGATACCTCCGGATTTGACCATAGCTGTGTACAGGTTTGCGCGGGCTATCGTCAGCCGCCGGCTTATGATGTGAAAGAAAAGATCGCCGCCGGCTATTTCAAGGTGAACATCGAATCTTCCCTGTTCGGAATGCCGCTCCACGCCAACACCGGGCTGCGGGTCGTTCACACGGCCGACACGGCCACCGGTTCCTATCTGTTGCGCGAACTTTATAATGACCCGGTCGATCCTTCCATCATAAGAACCCGGACGGTCGGTACGCGCATCATATCGCTCAAAAATGATTATTGGGACTGGCTGCCCGCGGTTAACGCCGCGCTGGAAGTGACGCCGACGATCTTGCTGCGGGGCAATTGGTCGAAGGTTATGGCGCGTCCGCGCTTCAACGATCTGGCGCCCAATGCAAATTGCCTGATCGATGTCACCACCGAAGGGCAGGACGATGACATCAATGATGGTTGCTCGGCGGGCAATCCGTATCTGAAACCCTATCGGGCGGATCAATTCGACCTCAATATCGGGTGGTTCCCCAACCGCGATACGGCTTTTTCGGTCGGCTATTATCAGAAGAATATCAAAAGCTTCATTCTTTCCCAGACGCTGCAGCGCAACGTCAATTTCTTTGGCGACGGCAAACTCTATGATGTGAACATGCCGATCAACGGCGAGGGAGCGACGCAGAAGGGCTTTGAAGTTTCCGGGCAGACGGCGTTCACATTCCTGCCGTCGCCGCTCGACGGCTTTGGTGTCATCGCCAACTATACATTTTCGGACAGTTCCAATGTGGATCTGATCGATCAGCTTACCGGGGGGCAGCTTCCCTATCCCTATCTGTCCAAGCACAGCTATAATGTTATCGGCTATTATGAAAAATACGGCATTGCGGCGCGATTGGCTTATAACTGGCGCAGCAAATATCTGCTGACTCCGGCCGATCGGTCCGGGAATCCCGTGTTCCGTGACGCCTCAGGCTATCTGGATGCGCGGGTGGGTTACACTTTTGAATTGGGTCCGGTCGACAAGCTGGAGCTTTTCGTTGAAGGCAAAAACCTTACCGGAACCGCGGAACGGACGACGGCGGGCGATATCCGCATGAGCGAGCTTGCTTATTCGGGCCGTCGCTTCTTCCTTGGCCTTCGCGCCTCTTTCTGACGGGATGACGGGGGATCAGGGGTGAGGTTCCTCCGTCTGTCTCTCCTGATGTCGCTGGCCGCGGGGCTCCTCTCCGCCTGTGCGGTCAGCGTCTCCCATCGCAGCGACGGGTTCGCTCGTCCGGAGGCGTGGACGGTTGAGGCGGAAAATCCGGCGGCGACTGTAAGCTTCTCCGGCGGCACCGTGGATATTGATACACCGCAAGGTTTGACCTTGTGGTTGAAGCAGCCGCTCGTCGCTCCCGTTGAAATTTCTTTCGACGCGATGGCTGTGTCAGAGGGCGGCGACAACGATCACGTCAGCGACCTCAATGCCTTCTGGATGGCGAGCAACAAGGACGGGTCCGATGTGCTGTCCCGTCCGCGAAGCGGGGCCTTCGCAGAATATGATGATATGCGGGCATATTATGTCGGGATCGGCGGGAACCGGAATTCGACGACCCGCTTCCGCAGATATGTGGGAGAGAGCGGCAACCGGCCGCTGCTGCCCGCACACGATCTCTCCGATCCGGTTCACATGCTTAAACCGAATGTCTGGACGCATATCGCTCTCAAGGTGGAGGCTGAAGGCGTAACGGTGCACCGTGATGGACGGGTGCTTTTCCGCTTGGCCGATCCGGCACCGTATGGACAAGGCCATTTTGGTCTCCGCACCACGAAAAGCCACCTGCGATTCCGCAATTTGACGGTGAAATAATGGGGAAGGGCATGCAGGTTCCGCGGCGTATTTTTCTGGCTTCCACCATTTTGTCGGGCGCGGCCCTGTCCCACCCCTCCGTCGCTTTCGAGACAAGTTCGAAGCGTGTTTCAAATGGCGCCAGATGGCTTGATGGACGTCCTCCAGATTATGAAACCGGTCAAACCTTTGGACTGGCGTGGCCCCGGGGAGCGCTGGGCGCGCGAACCTCGCTCCGCGCCGTCGCCGATGATGGTGCATCCATAGCCGTCCAGAGCTGGAACGTCGCTTTCTGGCCGGACGGAAGCGTGAAGTGGACGGGGCACGCACTTCCCGCGGGAATCACCAGCGAACGGGTCCGGATCGAGCCCGGCCGGCCCACCCGACCGGAAGCCCCCGTTTCCGTCGAACGCCGGGGGACGGGGTGGATCGTCCGCTCGGCAGCTGTTGAATGGCACATTGCCTCCGGCACCGACGCGATCGTCCGGTCGGTTGATGTGAATGGGCGCCGGGTGATGGGCCCGGTGCGGTTGAAAGCGATCATGGCCACATCCGCTGAGGGGCAGGGACGGCGGCCGCTCGATCCCATAATCGAGACGATAACAGTCGAACAATCCGGTCCTGTTCGCGCCGTTGTCCGTCTTGATGGGCGGCATTCGCAAGTCGCTCCGCACCTGCCGGTATCGCTTCGCCTTTATTTCCATGCCGGCTCCAATGCCATGCGCGTCGTGCATTCCTTCACGAACGACTGCGATCCGGAGAAGCATTTCCTTTCGGGTATCGGGATCTCTGCCGATGTTCCGCTATCCGGCGAAGCTTATGACCGGCACATACGGGTGGCCCTGGGGGACGAGCGGCTGCTTGCCGAAGCAGCACGGCCCCTCACCGGCCTGCGGCGCGACAGCGGAATGCAGGTTCGAACAGCGCAGGTGGAGGGCCGCGCGGTCCCCTTGGCGGAGATGAACCCGGTCGTGCGCGACCGGCTGGACGCCATTCCCATATGGAATGATTTCCGTCTTCTTCAGCATGCAGCCAATGGTTTTGTCCTGCAGAAACGCACTGGAACCGGACATGCGTGGATCGGATCGGACGAAGGGCGAAGGGCGCCGGGTTTCGCCAGCGTATCAAGCCCGGCCGGCGGAGCCGCCCTGTCGATGCGATATTTTTGGCAGCGGCATCCCTCTGCCCTGACCGTCGATGCTCTCGGGGGAGAGGTGACCAGCCTTACCGGATGGCTTTGGTCGCCTGACGCCTTGCCCATGGACATGCGCTCTTATCGCGGCGTCATGGGGATGGAAGGATATGACGCGCAAAATGCCGGATTGGAAATTACTTACGAAGATTATGAGCCGGGCTGGGATCAATCGTTCGGGATTGCGCGCACCAGCGAACTGACTCTCTGGGCCTTGCCCGCGACACCCGCGGCGGACGAGATTCGGGCGATGGCGAGGGGAGGGGCGGAGCCAGCTCGGCTCGTGGCCGAACCGGAGCATCTCCATCGGGCCGCCGTCTTTGGGGACTGGAGCCTTCCGGACCGTTCGACTCCGGCGCGCGCGGCCATTGAAAATCAGTTGGCGAACCTTGTCGATTTCTATTCTGAGGAAGTCGACCGTCGCAGCTGGTACGGCTTTTGGGACCATGGCGACGTCATGCATAGCTATGACGCTGACCGCCGACAGTGGCGATATGACATTGGCGGATATGCGTGGGATAACAGCGAACTCTCGACCGACCTGTGGCTTTGGTATCAGGCCTTGCGGACGGGCGATGCAAAAAGCTTTCGCCTGGCCGAAGCCATGACCCGTCATACCGGCGAAGTCGATGTTTATCATCTCGGCCGCTTCGCTGGCTTTGGCACGCGGCATGGCGTGCAGCATTTCAGCGACAGCTCGAAACAGCCGCGGATCAGCACATCCATTTACCGCCGTATATTTTATTATCTTACCTGCGACGAACGCACGGGCGACCTGATGCGCGCCTTGCTCGGCTCTGCCGAACGGCTGCTTGACATAGAGATTGGCAGAAAAGTGCCCGGGCGCGTCGCAACCGAATTGCCGCCGCGCCATGTGGAAATGAGTTTCGGCACCGTCTGGAGCTCGCTTGCGGCCAATTGGTTGACCGAGTGGGAGCGTACGGGGAAGCGGAAATGGCGCGACCATATCGTGGCAGGGATGGAATCGATCGGAGCCATGCCCAATGGCTGGCTCACGGGAAATGCGCCCTATAATCTCGATACCGGGCGTTTTGTCCCGGTCCGAAAGCTGAGCATATCCCATCTCAATGCCGTCTTTGGGGCCGTCGAGTTGAATTCGGAGTTGCTGCAGCTTCTGGATGTTCCGGCCTATCGCGCGGCATGGCTCAACTATTGCCGTTTTTATAATGCGCCCCCGGCGGAGTTTGAGGCGCAATATGGCAAGGCCAAGCTGCCTTTCAATCTGCGAGAGGGGCATTCCCGGCTGACCGCCTATGCCGCCAACCGGCTCAAAAACCCTGATTTGGCGGCGCGCGCATCGGGCGAATTTTTCTCTGGTCAGGCGGGATTGGGAACGCTGGACCATGATCCGCGTGTGGCCGCGCCGGGGGGCATGGTGGAATGGCCCGGCCTGTCCACCAATGCGGCGGCGCAATGGGGTCTGGCGGCCATTCAAAATCTCGCCCTTATCGGCTCTGCTCTCGACGAGGCTTTCGTTCCCGGCTCTTCCAAGCGAAGCAGGGCGCGTCCGTAAAGGCGCGCAAGACCGGCACATCGAAGGCTATCATTAGCCATCCCATGAAATTCGGGCAGGCGCTGCCCCCGCGCCGGGGCCTTGTCGGCCAGAACTCCTGACATAAGCCTTTCCGGCTTTGCTTCTCCCTCCCGCGGTAGCTCGAGCGGCTGAATAGCAAAGCTTTCTCTTTGCCCATCGCGCAAGGACAGGCGCGCAGCTGAAATATGGTTAAATCCATAGAGGGTGATAAGGAAAAACCTCTGGCCAACGTCGGGCAAGGTCGATACTGAGCGGCGTTTATTGTCTATAAAATCTGTTAACAAGATTTCTGTAAGTTTTTCATATACAAAAATCATATGTTTCTTCAATTTCCGGAATGGGTTTGGCTATTATGATTAGTCGAATTTTAACGGCACAGGTCCGAAAGATAGTTTTTCTTTCTACCCGTTTTTCTGATGAGATTTCGTCACGCCGTATTTTGGGCGCCGTCCTGTTGCTGTCCCCCGGCCTGGGGGCGACGGTGGCTGCTGCAGAAGAAGCGGCGCTGAGCTATGCCGAGGCGCAGGCGCGGCTGGTGGCGGTTTCCGATGCGCTGGACGCCAAGGAGGCCGCGGTTCGTGCGCGCGAGGCGCAGGAAGGGGCTACCCAGAGCCTGCGGCGTCCCGATGTGGACGTCGAAGCGCAATTGCTGGAATATCAGATGTCGGTGGAATTGCCGCTGGGCCCGCTCGCTCCGATTGGCGAGCATTTCGGGCTGCCGGACCCGCTGAAGTTCCAGCAGCGAAAGACGGGGCGCAGGCCCATCGCGACCGCAACCCTGCCGCTTTATTCCGGCGGTAAAATTCCGGCCGCCCAGGCAGGCGCACGCGCGCAGGTGGAGGAAGCCGAGGCGGACTGGGCGCAAAGCCGCGACGACCAGCTGCTGATGCTCGCCAAAACCTATTATGGGCAGATATTGGCCGCCAAGGCTTTTGCCATCCGGCGTGACGTTCTGGCAGGGCTGGAGCGGCATGTGCGCGATGCAACGAAGCTGGAACGCGAAGGCTTTATCAGCCGCGCGCAGCGGCTGCAGGCCGAGGTGGCGCGCGATGAAGCCGCGCGCGAAGTGGAGCGCGCCCGGTCCGGTCTGGCAACTGCCGACATGGTTTTGGCCGGGCTGCTGCGCCTTCCCGAGGGGGTTCGTCCGGTCAGTCCCCTGGCCGTCGATTCCAGCGCACTGGAACCGGCACAGGCCTTTGTCACGATGGCGATGGGCGAACATCCGCAGTTGGAGAGGTTCGATTCGCTTTCGCGGCAGGCCGCGGCAGGTGTCGAGCTTCAGAAATCGGAGCTGCGCCCCAATGTCTATGCGTTCGGCCAATATAATTTTGATCGGTCGCACAGCCTGCTGACCGACCCCGACTGGTCGGTCGGCGTCGGGGTCCGCTATAAGCTGATTGGCGGAAAAGGACGTCGGCAGATGGTCGAAGCTGCTGAACATAATGTGCGGGGGGCAGAGGCGGGGCGCCGGGAAGCCGAAACGCAAATCCGCATCGGCGTGACCAAATATTGGAACGAGGCCGAATCCGCCCGTCGCCGCTTTGCCCTTTACGACAGCGCCATTGCGTCGGCGCAGGAAAACCTGCGGCTGCAGCAGCTTTCCTATCGCGCCCAGCTTGCCACCTCGCTGGACGTGGTGGATGCCGAATTGGGGCTGGGGCGGGCGCAAACCGAACGCGCACAGGCGGCCTATGATTATATCAGCGCGCTCGCTGACCTGCTTCATGCGGCAGGCCAGATCGAAGCGCTGCCTGAATATCTCTCCCATGCGGACAGGGTGATTTCATGACCAAGGAACAGAATATGGTGGCGGACGAACCCGCCGTTGACGCGGCCCCTTCCGGCACGAAAGGGCGTGCGGTTATCAAGATTGTGGCCGGGGTGGCGGTGCTGGCTGCGCTCGGCACGGGCTTCTGGCTTAGCTACCGGCCCGCACCGGTGCAGATCCAGGGCATGGTCGATGCGCGTGAGCTGCGCATTTCCAGCAAATTGACCGGACGGATCGAGGACATCTTTGTGGAAGAGGGCCAATTCGTCCGCGCCGGTACGCCGATCTTCAGCCTGACCACCCCCGAGGTGGCTGCAAAATCGACCCAGGCCGAAGGTGTGCTGATGGCTGCGGAAGCGCAGGAGGCCAAGGCAAGAGAAGGGGCGCGGCCCGAAGATATCACCGCGGCGCGGGCGCAGTGGCAGCGGGCGCAGGCGGCCGCCGATCTTGCCCAGCAAACATCGGAACGCACTCAGCGCCTGTATCGTGAAGGGGTGGTTGCGCGTCAGAAGGCGGACGAAGCCCGCACCAATGCTATCGCCAATGCCCAGGCCGCGCGTGCGGCGAGGGCGCAATATGACGCGGCGGTTGCGGGGGCCAGGCCCCAGGACAAGCGCGCCGCCCATGGCCAGACGCAGCAGGCGCGCGGCGCGGTTGCCGAAGTCGCGGCGGCACAGGCCGAGGCACGGATCTATGCCCCCAGCGATGGCGAAGTGGGACGCCGGCTCGCGCAGCCGGGGGAACTGGTTCCGCAGGGTTTTCCGGTTTTCATGCTGACCGAGACGCAGGCGCCCTGGGTGACGATTTCGCTTCGCGAAGACCAGCTTCAAGGGCTGAAGAAGGGGGCCCAGATGGAAGGGCATATCCCCGCGCTTAAGCGCAACGCAGCCTTCAAGGTGGTGTTTCTGGCCCCTGCCGGGGATTTCGCCACATGGCGCGCGACGCGCCAGTCGTCGGGCTTTGACGTGAAAAGCTTTGAGGTGCGCCTTCGTCCCGTGAAACCGATCAGCGATCTGCGGCCCGGGATGACCGTGCTGTTCGAACGCGATCGCTGATGCCATGGGCAAGGCGTTTCGGGCGGCATTTCGGCGGGAGATCGCTTTTCTGAAGGGCAGCGCGCTCGATCGCGCCATGCTGTTTCTGATGCCCGCCATCCTGCTGGCGCTCGTCTCCTTTGAACTGGCAGGCGGCGTGATGCGCGATTTGCCCATTGCGGTCGTCGATACGGACGGCAGCGCCATCAGCCGGGAATTGACGCGGCGGCTCGACAGCGCACCCGGGCTGAGTGTCGCCGCTACCCCGGATGATATGATGGCCGCCGAGAAGCTGGTGCGGGCGCGCAAGGTGTATGCCATTGTCGCCTTGTCGCCGCAGATGACCCGCGACGCGCTGCGCGGGGACACCGGCGCGGTGACGATCCTGTACAATGCCAGCTATTCCACCCCTTCGGGGGGCGTGGTGCGGGCGGTGGAAGAGGTTGTCCGTTCCTACGCCGCCACTTTGGCGGGCCAATCCACCGCAGCGATCGCGGGGCCGGGCGCCATTCGCCCGCCACCCGTCGCGGCTCGGACCAGCGTACTGTTCAATCCCCAGGGCAGCTATGAGTTGCAGCTCGTCGGGCTGTTGTGGCCCGCCATTTTGCATCTGATTTTCATGGTCGCGATCGTCAGCGCGCTGGGACGCGAATTGCGCGATGGCACCATCGGCGCCTGGCTCGGCGCCTTGTCCCGGAGCGATGCTGTAGCGGAGGTTGCGGGCAAGATTGCGCCTTATCTTCTGGTCTTCACGGCGTGGGGCATCATCGCCAATGCCTATCTTTCCTGGTTTCGCGGTTGGCCGATCGAGGGCAGCGCGACCATGATATTCTTTGGCTATATCGCCATGTATCTGGCCTATGTCGGCATGGCGGCGCTGGTCGTCGGGTTGACCCGATCAATGGCGCAGTCGCTGTCGGTCGCGGGCATTTTTGCGGGCGCCTCCTTCGCTTTTTCCGGGGCAATTTTTCCGATTGAATCGGCATCGGCCTTTGCGCGCTGGTGGAGCCTGGCGCTGCCCTATACGGCCTTTGTCAAACTATGGGCCGAACAATATGTCATGGGCACGGACATGGCCTATTCCATGCGCCAGATCTGGGTGATGCTCGGCTTTTTCGCGGTTGGTTCGCTGATTGGCATTCCGCGCTACATCGCGGCGGCGCGGTTGCCCTCCACCTGGGGGAAAAGATGATGGCATCCTCCTTCTGGTCTGCCTTTCGCGCGACCTTTCGCGCCGTGTTCGCCGATCGCTCGGTCGTGCTGTTGCTGGTGGGGGCGGCGGTTCTCTATTCTTTCTTTTATCCTTCGGCTTATTCGGGGGAGGTTCCCGAGCATATTCCCATCGCCGTCGTCGACGAGGATAACAGCGGGTTGAGCCGCGCCTTTCTGGTCAAGCTGGGCGCGGTGCAGCAAGCCGATATACGCGCGCGCGCGCTGTCGGGGCGGGAAGCGCTTCAGATGATGCAAAAGCGCGAGGTCGACGCTTTCGTCGTCATCCCGTCCGGCTTTGAACAATCGGTGCTGCGGGGCGAGGCCGGCTGGGTCAATCTTTATGGCAATGGCGCCTTTTTGCTACGCAGCAGCACCTCGCTCGCGGGCATAGGCGCCGCGCTGGGCGACGTCGGGCGACAGGCAGGGCTGGCGCAAGCGATGGCGCAGGGCGCGCCGGCCGCAGCGCCGCTGGACCTCATCCAGCGGCCCCTGTTCAACACCCGCGAAGGCTATGGCAGCGCCGTCGTGCCCGCGGTGACCTTTCTGATCATCCAGCAGACGATTTTGATGGGGCTTGCCATGCTGGCTGCGACGCTGCGCGAACAGCGCGGGCCTTATCGCTTTGCGCTGCCCAGCCTGGGCGGGATCGCCTGCGCCTTTCTGGTGATCGGGTTGGCGGTGGTTATTTACTGGACGGGTTTCGTCTTCTGGTTCCAGGATTATCCGCGCGCCGGGGCGGACATTGTCACCCTGCTGGTGGCCGCGCTGCTCTTTGTTGCGGCGACGGTGGCGGCGGCGATGGCGCTGGCGAGCTTTCTGGAAACGCGCGAAC encodes:
- a CDS encoding ABC transporter permease, translated to MMASSFWSAFRATFRAVFADRSVVLLLVGAAVLYSFFYPSAYSGEVPEHIPIAVVDEDNSGLSRAFLVKLGAVQQADIRARALSGREALQMMQKREVDAFVVIPSGFEQSVLRGEAGWVNLYGNGAFLLRSSTSLAGIGAALGDVGRQAGLAQAMAQGAPAAAPLDLIQRPLFNTREGYGSAVVPAVTFLIIQQTILMGLAMLAATLREQRGPYRFALPSLGGIACAFLVIGLAVVIYWTGFVFWFQDYPRAGADIVTLLVAALLFVAATVAAAMALASFLETRERPVQLWIVTSLPIYFLANLSWPAEATPQSLVWLGRLLPSTPGIHLMIGINQMGASLSEQRTEVLNLLFLILLYGGIAVWRLGTRSPAPLSQAPASPGQ
- a CDS encoding TolC family protein codes for the protein MAAAEEAALSYAEAQARLVAVSDALDAKEAAVRAREAQEGATQSLRRPDVDVEAQLLEYQMSVELPLGPLAPIGEHFGLPDPLKFQQRKTGRRPIATATLPLYSGGKIPAAQAGARAQVEEAEADWAQSRDDQLLMLAKTYYGQILAAKAFAIRRDVLAGLERHVRDATKLEREGFISRAQRLQAEVARDEAAREVERARSGLATADMVLAGLLRLPEGVRPVSPLAVDSSALEPAQAFVTMAMGEHPQLERFDSLSRQAAAGVELQKSELRPNVYAFGQYNFDRSHSLLTDPDWSVGVGVRYKLIGGKGRRQMVEAAEHNVRGAEAGRREAETQIRIGVTKYWNEAESARRRFALYDSAIASAQENLRLQQLSYRAQLATSLDVVDAELGLGRAQTERAQAAYDYISALADLLHAAGQIEALPEYLSHADRVIS
- a CDS encoding exo-rhamnogalacturonan lyase family protein — its product is MQVPRRIFLASTILSGAALSHPSVAFETSSKRVSNGARWLDGRPPDYETGQTFGLAWPRGALGARTSLRAVADDGASIAVQSWNVAFWPDGSVKWTGHALPAGITSERVRIEPGRPTRPEAPVSVERRGTGWIVRSAAVEWHIASGTDAIVRSVDVNGRRVMGPVRLKAIMATSAEGQGRRPLDPIIETITVEQSGPVRAVVRLDGRHSQVAPHLPVSLRLYFHAGSNAMRVVHSFTNDCDPEKHFLSGIGISADVPLSGEAYDRHIRVALGDERLLAEAARPLTGLRRDSGMQVRTAQVEGRAVPLAEMNPVVRDRLDAIPIWNDFRLLQHAANGFVLQKRTGTGHAWIGSDEGRRAPGFASVSSPAGGAALSMRYFWQRHPSALTVDALGGEVTSLTGWLWSPDALPMDMRSYRGVMGMEGYDAQNAGLEITYEDYEPGWDQSFGIARTSELTLWALPATPAADEIRAMARGGAEPARLVAEPEHLHRAAVFGDWSLPDRSTPARAAIENQLANLVDFYSEEVDRRSWYGFWDHGDVMHSYDADRRQWRYDIGGYAWDNSELSTDLWLWYQALRTGDAKSFRLAEAMTRHTGEVDVYHLGRFAGFGTRHGVQHFSDSSKQPRISTSIYRRIFYYLTCDERTGDLMRALLGSAERLLDIEIGRKVPGRVATELPPRHVEMSFGTVWSSLAANWLTEWERTGKRKWRDHIVAGMESIGAMPNGWLTGNAPYNLDTGRFVPVRKLSISHLNAVFGAVELNSELLQLLDVPAYRAAWLNYCRFYNAPPAEFEAQYGKAKLPFNLREGHSRLTAYAANRLKNPDLAARASGEFFSGQAGLGTLDHDPRVAAPGGMVEWPGLSTNAAAQWGLAAIQNLALIGSALDEAFVPGSSKRSRARP
- a CDS encoding ABC transporter permease; translation: MGKAFRAAFRREIAFLKGSALDRAMLFLMPAILLALVSFELAGGVMRDLPIAVVDTDGSAISRELTRRLDSAPGLSVAATPDDMMAAEKLVRARKVYAIVALSPQMTRDALRGDTGAVTILYNASYSTPSGGVVRAVEEVVRSYAATLAGQSTAAIAGPGAIRPPPVAARTSVLFNPQGSYELQLVGLLWPAILHLIFMVAIVSALGRELRDGTIGAWLGALSRSDAVAEVAGKIAPYLLVFTAWGIIANAYLSWFRGWPIEGSATMIFFGYIAMYLAYVGMAALVVGLTRSMAQSLSVAGIFAGASFAFSGAIFPIESASAFARWWSLALPYTAFVKLWAEQYVMGTDMAYSMRQIWVMLGFFAVGSLIGIPRYIAAARLPSTWGKR
- a CDS encoding TonB-dependent receptor, with the translated sequence MMVLAISATAAMAQTADSAADQEDRSQPASAAAQPSDNAIIVSGIRQSLASAIDRKKNAGTTVESIVAEDVAKFPDKNIGESLSRVTGVQLTRDFGEGVQVSIRGVEPDLNRVEVNGATTLGQGGRGNDFRELASELIKTVDVYKGYTVDLTEGGVGGTVSIQTRKPLELRDDLLVVSGAMQHVDTVGGWKPRATLVAGTKFLDDRVGVIVNATYDRNDTRGDFIRNTEWVRLGDLNRDGVKNTSNSNFDHISTLAGCNAVPTTGDAGATRADCQVQFYDFSPRIPRYGQWIRHDKRLSLDAMVQAEVADNFRVWGGLQYNERDNNLIDYNWVFDLTATSRYDLTKPVTVDDRGNVIGLTTAPTVTNGAATAGAGSIFNTEKRDFAYFQSSTYWKGGFEWDLGPLQIEGLGVTSKSKTFGDTNRVVLHGSPSNVEITLDPDDGTPSFKFTDGFDPNNVASYYQGAFLPARGPRLDWRPTELYATEDQLKLDFDYETGVPFLDRLEWGAQYRKATALSYGGGGYLALNADGTTFEVPSANLTIIARTDGAQDDLSDPVAPLWTPATLQAFLAANTQMTPGSFYNQPGYDRSGVPDKWLAPTFNDLSGFFDTSGFDHSCVQVCAGYRQPPAYDVKEKIAAGYFKVNIESSLFGMPLHANTGLRVVHTADTATGSYLLRELYNDPVDPSIIRTRTVGTRIISLKNDYWDWLPAVNAALEVTPTILLRGNWSKVMARPRFNDLAPNANCLIDVTTEGQDDDINDGCSAGNPYLKPYRADQFDLNIGWFPNRDTAFSVGYYQKNIKSFILSQTLQRNVNFFGDGKLYDVNMPINGEGATQKGFEVSGQTAFTFLPSPLDGFGVIANYTFSDSSNVDLIDQLTGGQLPYPYLSKHSYNVIGYYEKYGIAARLAYNWRSKYLLTPADRSGNPVFRDASGYLDARVGYTFELGPVDKLELFVEGKNLTGTAERTTAGDIRMSELAYSGRRFFLGLRASF
- a CDS encoding DUF6250 domain-containing protein, with translation MSLAAGLLSACAVSVSHRSDGFARPEAWTVEAENPAATVSFSGGTVDIDTPQGLTLWLKQPLVAPVEISFDAMAVSEGGDNDHVSDLNAFWMASNKDGSDVLSRPRSGAFAEYDDMRAYYVGIGGNRNSTTRFRRYVGESGNRPLLPAHDLSDPVHMLKPNVWTHIALKVEAEGVTVHRDGRVLFRLADPAPYGQGHFGLRTTKSHLRFRNLTVK
- a CDS encoding HlyD family secretion protein, with product MTKEQNMVADEPAVDAAPSGTKGRAVIKIVAGVAVLAALGTGFWLSYRPAPVQIQGMVDARELRISSKLTGRIEDIFVEEGQFVRAGTPIFSLTTPEVAAKSTQAEGVLMAAEAQEAKAREGARPEDITAARAQWQRAQAAADLAQQTSERTQRLYREGVVARQKADEARTNAIANAQAARAARAQYDAAVAGARPQDKRAAHGQTQQARGAVAEVAAAQAEARIYAPSDGEVGRRLAQPGELVPQGFPVFMLTETQAPWVTISLREDQLQGLKKGAQMEGHIPALKRNAAFKVVFLAPAGDFATWRATRQSSGFDVKSFEVRLRPVKPISDLRPGMTVLFERDR